AATATGCAGCGCATGCAGCCGTCTGCAACCTGGGCACCCtccaggcagaaagagagagaaagagatggatgggAACATTGAGGAGAAATTATGCATAAAGCAATGTAGATAGAAATTAAATGTAGAGAAAGGACACCCTTGCCCGTTTCCTGCTGACGAGTGACTGTGTCTATTCTAGAGATGTCACTTCTATCAGTAATGTTTTTCTTAAGGTTGTGCCTTACTTAGAAAGCCCCTGCCTTGGAATATGAATACGTTCAATTGTGTGCCAAAAACCCCGCCCCCACCAGAATCTACTAGAAGGAATATCAGACTCATGTTGGTGCATGTGGTTATATAATGGATTTATCTTGACATTGATTGAATCGTTGATCTTTGATCATTGATTTCATCTTTGTAATTGATTGAATGTTTGAtgaagtcatggaaataaaattgATGTTTGTGTTCAAATGAAATGGATGTGTTTGTGTATGAAATGGATGTTTGTGGTCAAACGAAATGGATATGTTTGTGTACGAAATGTGTGGTGAAATGAAATAGTATGTGCATGTGGTCCACAGTGGAGGATCACTGTACCAGAGGGAGAGAAGATCAGACTGACGTTCTCCTCCTTCGACCTGGTCCCTGAGGCCTGTAGAGATTACATAGATGTCTACGATGGCCACAAAACCGGCTCCGCCATGTTGGGTATGACATCACTCTGTGTGATGCTAACTCTGGTATACAGCAGTTGGACTAGTATAGATACTTATAGTACAGACATACTTAGGCCTACACACCTGTTGCACAATATGTGTAGGCCAACACTCAAAATGTACTTATTCACTAGTCTCATAATATGTCAAAATACCCTAATTATACCCTTCCCTCATAAAATGGGTACACTCAAATATTCCTTTTCTAAAATAGGCTACTTTGGTCATGGATTTTCTATGAGAGACTGTGACAATGAGTGCAACCTCTTCAATCCTCCAAACCCACAATCAATATATTCTTAAGTCTCACAATTTGAGCAACTTTACTAATGAACTAGTTTTAGGAGGTATTGTATGGTAATCGACATGCAACAGGAGCAGTTGAAACAGGCTGAAATCAACTAGTTTTAGGAGGTATTGTATGGTAATCGACATGCAACAGGAGCAGTTGAAACAGGCTGTGGGGAGTGAAATCAACTAGTTTTAGGAGGTATTGTATGGTAATCGACATGCAACAGGAGCACTTGGCAGTTGAAACAGGCTGTGGGGAGTGAAATCAACTAGTTTTAGGAGGTATTGTATGGTAATCGACATGCAACAGGAGCACTTGGCAGTTGAAACAGGCTGTGGGGAGTGAAATCAACTAGTTTTAGGAGGTATTGTATGGTAATCGACATGCAACAGGAGCACTTGGCAGTTGAAACAGGCTGTGGGGAGTGAAATCAACTAGTTTTAGGAGGTATTGTATGGTAATCAACATGCAACAGGAGCACTTGGCAGTTGAAACAGGCTGTGGGGAGTGAAATCAACTAGTTTTAGGAGGTATTGTATGGTAATCGACATGCAACAGGAGCACTTGAAATCAACTAGCAGTTGAAACAGGCTGTGGGGGCAACTAGTTTTAGGAGGTATTGTATGGTAATCGACATGCAACAGGAGCACTTGGCAGTTGAAACAGGCTGTGGGGAGTGAAATCAACTAGTTTTAGGAGGTATTGTATGGTAATCAACATGCAACAGGAGCACTTGGCAGTTGAAACAGGCTGTGGGGAGTGAAATCAACTAGTTTTAGGAGGTATTGTATGGTAATCGACATGCAACAGGAGCAGTTGAAACAGGCTGTGGGGAGTGAAATCAACTAGTTTTATGAGGTATTGTATGGTAATCGACATGCAACAGGAGCACTTGGCAGTTGAAACAGGCTGTGGGGAGTGAAATGAACTAGTTTTAGGAGGTATTGTATGGTAATCGACATGCAACAGGAGCACTTGGCAGTTGAAACAGGCTGTGGGGAGTGAAATCAACTATGCACACAGCAACACTCAAATTCACTTCAGGCTGCATGAATAAGATATGATGTCCATTAAAGGTTTTGGGTAGGAAGATGGAAAAATAGAGAGAGGTTCCCAATTTAGACTGGCATGTAAATGTAATCTCTACAAACAGAAGTAATGCAAAATAGCTGTATTTATAGTTATTATTAAGCTTACTATGTATGCGGAGACCTGTATAATACTTGTGTGAATTAATCAAATAATAATTGGTGTCACTGTTTGGTCAATTCAAGTGGTGCATAAGGCCTGCCCAGGTTTTACATCAGTGTACCACACATTGGAGTTTGGGTTATTATAACTAAATGTGTAGTTTGATTAGTGGCCTAATCGAACTCTTCAGGGGTTTCTGAACAGTGAAATGTTGTTTTCTCACAGGTCGATTCTGTGGTAGTAAGAATCCAGGCCGCGTGGATTCCAGTGGCAACACGATGGTGGTGCGTTTCAAAAGCGATGCCACTCTCACCTCCAAGGGTTTCAGTGCCACATTCACCAAGACCGGCCTCATCCCGACCATGGTCAAGCCTACCACCATGATGCCCACAACACTAGCTATAACCGGTGAGTACACTACGGGGAAAACCAtagagtgtacccatagacaatatatcagttctatatctatgagtgtacccatagacaatttatcagttctatatctatgagtgtacccatagacaatatatcagttctatatctctgagtgtacccatagacaatatatcagttctatatctctgagtgtacccatagacaatatatcagttctatatctctgagtgtacccatagacaatttatcagttctatatctatgagtgtacccatagacaatatatcagttctatatctctgagtgtacccatagacaatatatcagttctatatctatgagtgtacccatagataatatatcagttctatatctatgagtgtatatatagacaatatatcagttcaatatctatgagtgtacccatagacaatatatcagttctatatcgaTGAGTATACCCATagataatatatcagttctatatctctgagtgtacccatagacaatttatcagttctatatctatgagtgtacccatagacaatatatcagttctatatctctgagtgtacccatagacaatatattagttctatatctctgagtgtacccatagacaatttatcagttctatatctatgagtgtacccatagacaatatatcagttctatatctctgagtgtacccataaatatatatcagttctatatctctgagtgtacccatagataaaATATCAGtgctatatctatgagtgtactCATAGAcaatatatctatataatatatcagttctatatatatgagtgtacccatagataatatatcagttctatatctatgagtgtacccatagacaatatatcagttatATATCTATGAGTGGACCAGTCAGATTGCCGCGTTCAGAGGTTATATGCCCCTTCTAGGAATTAGCCTGTATTTCTAATTGTGATTTTCATATAGACCGAGTACTTGGTATGCCACAGTTACAGCCGTATTGACTTTCTGCAGGtagccctccttcctcctcctcttgacTCCAGTTGAAATATGGGAGCTCTCTCCGTGGTATAATTGATTGGAATTCAGTGGCTTGCAGCAGCAACACTATCGATGTTGTTAAACCTTCCTCACCAGAACATTTTTGTCAAAACTCACCTCTTTTTCTAGTTTTTCATTCATTTAAATGATATGAAAGGATTGATTTCCTCAGCGAGATAAATTGCTAAACTATGTCCACATTACACACAGCAGGCATACATAGCAGGCATAATTTTGCCTCTAGCAACTTCCATACTCTAactgtgcatcccaaatgacaacctattccctatatagttcactacttttgaccagagccctatcaaaagtagtgcactactgtatatagtgaatagggtgccatttgggacgcagttgAACAGATGTAAATTGTTGGCTATGTTGTGAAGATCAGTTTAAACCAGCTGATTGATGAGCAGTGTTTGTTGGTAAATAATCACCAGTGTGATATGCTGGCATAATGGTTATCGCTGCCTTtctcctaacatagacacaatgATAAGAGGCTGACAGGCAGCTTAAAGGACAATTCCACCCCcaaactatcttttggtatttgtttcattagtctatTGTTGACATAGTGCCAAAACGTTTTGCTTGTCAGctatcaagttttcaagatatgtaactttcaaagtACAGAAACCATCCCATCATATGAAGCAAAACGCAGCATCATATGGTGCTAAATGCATCATAcggggatgatttctgtattttgaaagttacatatcttgaaaacttgattggtgacaagcaaaacattttgggactatgtcaacaatggactaattaaACAAAcacccaaaatatatttttgggtgGAGTTGTCCTTTAAATAAAAATGAATGCAGCCAAAACAATAGGGTGGGTGTGtcgtttttgtgtgtgtgcgtgctcgaGGGAATCTCCCATAGCCCTAAGCTTTGTCCATTCATCACTAACCCAAGCTTCATGTTCTCTGCTACAGACTCAGGCTGCGGTGGTGTCGGAACGCTGTTTGGCCGTAAAGGGGAGATCTATTCTATGGGATTCCCAGATGCGTATCCCGGGAATCTTCACTGCTCCTGGAACATCACAGCTCCGGAAGGCTTCCTGGTCAAACTGCACGTCACAGACATGTCCGTCACGGGAGAGGCGGGCCAGTGTGGCGAAGACAAGCTTGTAGTTTCTGACAGCCTCCAGGCGCTTGGTAAGTTACAGCCTGTCCACCCAACCTGGGTCCCCTGTTAATGTGTTATTATGGAGATCCAAAATGGCTCCAAATGGTGTCATAGAGGACAGACACTTctagttgtttgttgttgttgtttggtaAACTCAGATGGACCGTCCAAATTGCTCGTCGGTCTCTATGAAAGCCCCAAAATGGCACCCAGTGTATTCTCTGACAGCCATTAGTCCATTGATAAGACAAGCCACCCACAATACCCACAGTATCTCACAGTATCTGTCAGTATCTCTAGCCAAACGCCAAAATGGCTAACAGCCCCTAGTTTCTTGTTAGTAAGATGTGCCTGCAAACTATGCCAAACCCCCAAATGGCGGCAGTGGGGGCCAGGCGATAACCTATGGACCCACTCCCCCTCGTATTTCCCAAACAAGCTGTTTGTCAaatgagggacacacacacacacacacacaacaaacaaatCAAGTAGCAAGAGACAGCAGATAAGCATATGCTGAGCAGAATGTGCCCCGTTGCTTGAAATGAAAAGGGGGGGCACTTTGACTCCTGGACAGAGCGCCAAGCACCAAGCGAGGCTAGTATGCTGAGTGTGCCAGTGCCTGTCTCCTGTCCTCAGGGCAGTAAAGCTGTTGATTAGGATCTCTCCCCAGAGAAGGAGCGAGGCTAGGGAACTGTAAATGTGACCTCCTTGTTATTCACATCAGAAAGCTGGAGTCTGATAGTTTTATCTCTAACACAACACTCTGTGGCAGAGGTAGAGTGGAGACAATTGCacctgcggtgtgtgtgtgtgtgtgtgtgtgttaagttgAGAGAAAATGGGGGCAGAAAGAAAGGAAACAGCTTTGTTTCTGCGTTAAAGAAGACATATCCCTTGGAAGACGCTGAAGTCATAACACCATCCAAAGAACACTATTTAGTGCtctggggtgaagtttcccctaggtacagatctaggatcagctttccctcccccaatcctaaccttaagcaTTAGTGAGGAAATGTTTTAACTGACCCACGATTCACGTGGGTCAACTTCTCCCTACACCCTATTCAGTGTGGTATTCAAGCTGATGTCAAAACATTTAGGATGACAGATATTTTGCTCTCCttccgtgtgtgtgcatgtgcgtgtgtgcgtgtgcatgtgcgtgcgtgtgtgcgcttgtgtgcatgtgcgcgcgcgtgtgtgtgtgtgtgtgtgcaacggTCACTTCTCCCTACACCCTATTCAGTGTGGTATTCAAGCTGATGTCAAAACATTTAGGATGACAGATATTTTGCTCTCCTTCCGTGTGTGCAtgtcgcgtgtgtgtgtgtgtgtgtgtgtgtgtgtgtgtgtgtgtgtgtgtgtgtgtgtgtgtgtgtgtgtgtgtgtgtgtgtgtgtgtgcgtgcaacgGTCAGTTCCTTCCTCACCAGAGATCTCTGTCGGAGCTCTGACTGTCAGAACAGGCGCGACCCCCTGCCAGGGGGAGCAGGGCTCAGCAGGAGGGCATGGTTGGCCCCTGACTGCACACATTAAACCTAACAAGTACAGGAGCAAAACACCAGGCTGCCACACAGACAAATGGCAATAGAAATACAGACTCCTCCATTGTACGCGCTTCAGTTGGTGCTGTGTCATTTCAAAACtctgatctccttcatttaaaaaATCTATAGTTACTGAGGTAGCGTAGGGAGTAGTAAATGTTGAAAGGGGAGGAGTATGTTTTCTGAGATGTGTGACCTTTAGGTGACGTGAAACAATTTGATTGATGTGTCTTATTTTTCAAGGTTATATTTACATTATGACTAACATGTTCTTTATCGATGAGAAGACCGTGCCTCATCAGaaatctgtctgttctctgtaatGTCTATTGAATGTCTAATGATTCCATATCTTTGCTAGACCAACATTGGTATGCATGGAAATTAACATTTGTGTATTTGAAATTCTGGTTACTACTCTTATGTTTCTATATTAGTAataggtctctctccctctcctccaatccaATACTCCTAATTTCCGTTCCTTCTCCATCCCAGGCACACACTGTGGCTACGTCCTTCCCCCTGTGGTGGTCAGTGCCAATAACAAGATGTCCCTGAGCTTCCTGTCCGACTCACGTCTCTCTGACCGAGGCTTCTCCGCCAAGTGGGAGGCCGTGTATCCTGAGGACATTGCCGGTAATAATCCCAGCTTTCtccgcttacacacacacacacacattcacacaaacgcATGCACACGAACGTGCACACACATGCGCATGCACGTGCAAATGTGCACACATGTGAatctatacacacaaacacagacacacacacacgcacacacacacctgaggcaCCTTATATCGCTGAGGCAGCTCCACTACTAATAATGACCGGCCATAAAGTGAACTTGAGATTCCCAAGGCGTATTTATGACAGGAGCAACGTCATAGAACGAGACGTATGAGTGGTAAGTACTGAGAAAGCACAGGTCAGGGTACACTGGTCAAACGAGGAGAAATTCTTTGATCATGATTATAATTGATCTATCAGAGGGCTTGACATTTCAGTTGGGAAAGGGGTGAGGAGGTCTGAAGGAGGAGTTGTTTTTTGTTAAGTCATTCATTCTGATGTGGTAGCTTTAATGTTTTCAACTGCTGTTTTACCTTGCCGTTTTCTGGCGTTATACTACAGTTTTTTTTGAGTAGTTCAGACATTTCAGTTTATGGATGTCAACACCCAAGGTTTTGGGCATCAACACCCACATTTAAAGAGATATCAATATGTATGTAAAGTGGATGTATTAAACGTTTATTTCTGTTCCAAACTCCACGGACCCGCTCCATCtgagtaaacacacatacactccaTCTTTAAATAAACAGGGAGAGCCAGATACCAGGGCTGATCGACCAGCTACATTAGGGTGTATTGCATAGGCTTACACTGGCTGTTTATCACTGTGACACACTGTGCTTACTGCTGAGTAAATTCTACTCTGCTCTCTGGCTAATGTTGAGGAGGCTGCAGCTCATCTACTCTAATCTGTTTATATCCCGTCTGCCCACTATCatcattcagacacacacacacacactgacccatgAATGGGcaaacgcacacatacacacatgcaaacaGTATGTACACACACTAACCCCCACCTTCATTCCACAGCGATCCAGGGATGCGGAGGGGCCTCCCATGAGTTAAAAGGGGTTATTAAGTCTCAGAACTGGCCTATGAACTACAAGGCGGCCAGCGAGTGCATGTGGAGTGTGGAGGTGCCCAAAGGGAAGACCATAACTCTGACGTTCACCCACTTCGACGTGGAAGCCAAGGACATTTTCACTTCCAAATGCTTGGATAACATGGTGGCGTACGACATCTATAATGACGGAGCTGAGAGTACAAAACACAGTGAGTACAAATATGGTGATTTTAAACATTTGATTGAATAGTGCTGCAGCTAGTGTACCATCAGCACATTGTTACCCAATTTTATGAAAGGTTATTTATAAATAAAATGATAAGTtacagagtagtagtagtagtagcactagtagtagtagtagtggtagtagtagtagtaggagcactagtagcagtagtagtagaagcagtagtagtagtagtagcactagtagcactaatagtagtggtagtagtggctccttcactgcagccgaggtgagtaagacatttaaacgtgttaaccctcgcaaggctgcaggcccagacggcatccccagccgcatgcgcagaccagctggccggtgtgtttacggtcatattcaatcaatccctataccagtctgctgttcccacatgcttcaagagggccaccattgttcctgttcccaagaaagctaaggtaactgagctaaacgactaccgccccgtagcactcacttccgtcatcatgaagtgctttgagagactagtcaaggaccatatcacctccaccctacctgacaccctagacccactccaatttgcttaccgcccaaataggtccacagacgatgcaatctcaaccacactgcacactgccctaacccacctggacaagaggaatacctatgtgagaatgctgttcatcgactacagctcggcattcaacaccatagtaccctccaagctcgtcatcaagctcgagaccctgggtctcgaccccgccctgtgcaactgggtactggacttcctgacgggccgcccccaggtggtgagggtaggcaacaacatctcctcccgctgatcctcaacacggggccccacaagggtgcgttctgagccctctcctgtactccctgttcacccacgactgcgtggccacgcacgcctccaactcaatcatcaagtttgcggacgacacaacagtggtaggcttgattaccaacaacgacgagacggcctacagggaggaggtgagggccctcggagtgtggtgccaggaaaataacctcacactcaacgtcaacaaaactaaggagatgattgtggacttcaggaaacagcagagggaacaccccctatccacatcgatggaacagtagtggagagggtagcaagctttaagttcctcggcatacacatcacagacaaactgaattggtccactcacactgacagcgtcgtgaagaaggcgcagcagcgcctcttcaacctcaggaggctgaagaaattcggcttgtcaccaaaagcactcacaaacttctacagatgcacaatcgagagcatcctggcgggctgtatcaccgcctggtacggcaactgctccgccctcaaccgtaaggctctccagagggtagtgaggtctgcacaacgcatcaccgggggcaaactacctgccctccaggacacctacaccacccgatgttacaggaaggccataaagatcatcaaggacatcaaccacccgaaccactgcctgttcaccccgctatcatccagaaggcgaggtcagtacaggtgcatcaaagctgggaccgagagactgaaaaacagcttctatctcaaggccatcagactgttaaacagccaccactaacattgagtggctgctgccaacacactgtcattgacactgacccaactccagccactttaataatgggaattgatgggaaatgatgtaaatatatcactagccactttaaacaatgctaccttatataatgttacttaccctacattattcatctcatatgcatacgtatatactgtactctacatcagcgactgcatccttatgtaatacatgtatcactagccactttaactatgccactttgttactttgtctacatactcatctcatatgtatatactgtactcgataccatctactgtatgctgctctgtaccatcactcattcatatatccttatgtacatattctttatccccttacactgtgtataagacagtagttttggaattgttagttagattacttgttggttatcactgcattgtcggaactagaagcacaagcatttcgctacactcacattaacatctgctaaccatgtgtatgtgacaaataaaattggatttgatttgatttgattttaatagcagcactagtagcagtagtagtagaagcacagatgtagaatcttaatgTGAGCCAGATTGCtatagcaggaaaataatcctgcagcaacaggaaatgagaataattatgtggattataatgaatgtattttttgtaggggttaatATATTTTCCGTATGGGAAAATGAAATCACTAGTAGCAGcactagtagcagcagtagtagtagtagtagtagcagtagtagtagtagcagcactagTAGCACTAGTAGAAGCAGCACTAGTAGCACTAGTAACAGcactagtagcagcagta
The nucleotide sequence above comes from Oncorhynchus nerka isolate Pitt River unplaced genomic scaffold, Oner_Uvic_2.0 unplaced_scaffold_2266, whole genome shotgun sequence. Encoded proteins:
- the LOC135567263 gene encoding bone morphogenetic protein 1-like codes for the protein MEEDLQKRPTSRGLSTLEKSLTLLFVALTGACIGLVVIYFTDKNSVSTDEEVNSGCGGPQALKGPSGEFTSMNHPSSYDNGMSCSWHITVDPGMVIHLWFEHFSLEATDLCTADYFTIQDNLGVIGRLCGRSKPGPIVSLGNSMLLFFDTNDRNTDKGFKAKYQAVTPESTLEIAGAGGALQGDRGDLLTPGFPAQNYENGTLYQWRITVPEGEKIRLTFSSFDLVPEACRDYIDVYDGHKTGSAMLGRFCGSKNPGRVDSSGNTMVVRFKSDATLTSKGFSATFTKTGLIPTMVKPTTMMPTTLAITDSGCGGVGTLFGRKGEIYSMGFPDAYPGNLHCSWNITAPEGFLVKLHVTDMSVTGEAGQCGEDKLVVSDSLQALGTHCGYVLPPVVVSANNKMSLSFLSDSRLSDRGFSAKWEAVYPEDIAAIQGCGGASHELKGVIKSQNWPMNYKAASECMWSVEVPKGKTITLTFTHFDVEAKDIFTSKCLDNMVAYDIYNDGAESTKHSPWCGDQLPATITTKGNKLVMRFHTDFFVEAKGFRAYWTTDTTQPVPT